GAGACCGCCCTTCGTCTGGCCGACGGCACAGTCCGGGTGGAAACAGTCGATTCTCCTGCCGGCGGTGCCGCAGCGCAGGCAGGGGCACCGCGCGCCTCGCGCCTGCCGGAACAATCCATCCTCTTCTCGGAAAAACACGCCTGCATCGAGTGCGGCATCTCCTATCCCGAGATCGCTCCTCGCCTATTCTCCTTCAACAATCCTCACGGGGCCTGCCCCGACTGCTCAGGGCTCGGCACCCGTATGTACTTTGACCCCGAGCAGGTGGTCCCCAACCCCGCCCTCTCCCCGCGCGAGGGAGCCGTTGCCCCTTGGGAGACCCGCACCGGGTTCTACTATCAGCAGCTGCTGGAGGCCCTCTCCGACCATTATGGCTTCGATATCAACACCCCCTTCCACGCCCTTTCCGAAAAGGTGCGCCGGATCCTTCTCCACGGCTCCGGGAAAGAAGAGGTGAAGTTCTGGTTCGACCAGGGGGGGAGGAGACACTTCTACAGCAAGCCTTTCGAGGGGGTGATTCCCAGTCTGGAGCGGCGCTATCGGGAGACCGATTCGGACGGGGTGCGGGAGAACCTGGAGCGTTACATGAACGTGATGCCCTGCCCCACCTGCGAGGGCGCGCGTCTGCGCCCGGAGGCGCTCTTTGTGCGGGTCGGAGAAAAAAACATCCGCGAGGTATGCGCCCTGTCCATCGTCGAGGCGGAGACCTTTTTCGCCGAGCTGCAGCTTTCGGGGAAGGAGGCGGAAATAGGGCGGCGCATCCTAAAGGAGATCCGCGAGCGACTCTCTTTCCTCTCCCATGTCGGCCTCGACTATCTGGCCCTCGATCGCTCCTCCGGCACGCTGTCCGGGGGGGAAGGGCAGCGGATCCGTCTGGCCACCCAGGTAGGTTCCTCCCTTGTAGGGGTTCTGTATATTCTTGACGAGCCTTCCATAGGGCTGCACCAGAGGGACAACCGGCGGCTTCTGGAAACCCTCAAGCGGCTGCGGAATCTTGGCAATACGGTGCTGGTGGTGGAGCATGACGAGGAAACCATTCTGGAGGCCGACCATGTCATCGACATGGGGCCGGGGGCAGGGATGCTCGGCGGCGAGATCGTCGCCCAGGGGACGCCCCGGCAGATCATGGAGCACCCGGAATCCCTCACCGGCCAGTACCTCTCCGGGTCGCTGACTATTCCCCTGCCGGCAGAGAGGCGCCGCGGCGAACGCTTTCTCGAGGTGCGCGGGGCGAAGGAGAACAATCTCAAAGGGATCGATGTGCAGATCCCTCTGGGAGTGATGACCTGCGTCACCGGCGTTTCCGGATCAGGGAAATCGACCCTGGTCATCGACACCCTGTTCAAGGCCCTTGCCCAGCGCCTCTATCGTGCCAAAGAGAAGGCCGGCCAAGTCGACGACATCCTGGGGCTGGAGCACCTGGACAAGGTCATCGATATCGACCAGTCTCCCATCGGCCGCACCCCCCGTTCCAATCCCGCCACCTACACGGCGGTTTTTACCGACATCCGCGACCTTTTTGCCCATCTCCCCGAGGCCAAGGTGCGCGGCTACAAGCCGGGGCGCTTCTCTTTCAACGTCAAGGGGGGGCGTTGCGAAGCCTGCCAGGGAGACGGAATCCTCCGCATCGAGATGCACTTCCTCCCGGATGTCTTCGTCACCTGCGAGGTATGCCGGGGCGCCCGCTACAATCGGGAAACCCTTGAAGTGAAATACAAGGGGAAAAGCATCGCCGAGGTGCTGGACATGACCGTCAACCAGGCCGCCCGCTTTCTGGAGAATATCCCGCGCATTCATGCCAAGCTGGAGACCCTGCGGGAAGTCGGACTCGGATACATCAAGCTGGGGCAGAGCGCCACCACCCTCTCCGGAGGCGAGGCGCAGAGGGTCAAGCTGGCCAAAGAACTGGCCAAGCGAGCCACCGGCAAGACCATCTATATCCTGGATGAGCCGACCACGGGGCTCCACTTCGCCGATATCCGCAAGCTGCTCGACGTGCTGCACCGTCTGGTGGATACCGGCAACACGGTGGTGATCATAGAGCACAACCTCGACGTCATCAAAACGGCCGACCATGTCATCGATCTCGGCCCGGAGGGGGGAAGCCGCGGCGGCGAGGTGGTGGTCAGCGGCACGCCCGAGGAAGTATCACGCTCCTCCCTCTCTCATACCGGCCGTTATCTCCGCCCTTACCTCGATCTATGAATCCCATCCATTTTTTCAGCAATCGGAAGACGCGTTTGCACGGAATGGTGATTTTTTCACGGAACGGTCTCGCGAAACGACCGGATGCGATACGAGACCTCTGAGGTTCCATCCTTTTGAAAAATCGCGACCAGTCAACAGCTTAGAATATTTGACCAAGTGATTCCGACCGTTTGACGCCGGTGTGGTCGTTTTTGCGACGGAGATGAGGTCGGCCGGACGGATAGACTGCATTGGTCAGGTCGAGCTGGCATGTGACTTGCTTGACTTGTCTCATCGTAAGCGCAAAAGACGGAATTTCTGCGACTCCGAAGGGATCGGTCATGCTCAAATTGGTTGCCGCTGCACTGCTGACTTTTTTCACCAGCGCGTGCGCCCATCAGGCGGTGATTCTCTCAGACCCTCCCGGAGCTCGGGTGATGATCGACGGCAAACTTGTGGGGGTGACCCCCTGTAACTTTGATTACAATAACAGTGCCGGTGAAGATTACGAGGTAACCGTCAGCAAGGAAGGATACGGAACCGTTCATCATGATATCGCGGCCGTTGAGGTGGACCGGGCAACCCGAAACAAGCTACTTACGGCCGGCCTCATAATCCCGGGAGGAAGCGCCCTCATGCTGGGAGCTCTTTTCACAAAAAAACTCAGGGATAATTACGAGTTCGTCCTGAAAAAATCATCGACTGTAACCGCCAGAGCGGAATCAGCTGGCGAAAAAACTTTCTGAGTTCTATTTAAGAGTTGTTATGCAGATAGAATACAAGCAGGCCGATGGGTCTGCTTTTTTTTGTTTCAATTGTAGAAGGGCTGATTCTTTCCGCCGGTTCGCTGGGAAAGGTGTTGATGATCGATGGGGGAAGCCGGTTCTTTGGGGGTTGACACCAGAGGCGGACGCGGTACACTAAGGTGCGTTCATTGTCGGCGGTTCCGGTTATCTATTTTGGCTTCTATTTTATAGTTTCAGGAGGAAAGTCCATGTCAGATCTCAAGGGAAGCAAGACGGAAAATAATCTGAAAGAAGCGTTTGCCGGGGAGTCCCAGGCGAATCGAAAATATCTGGCCTTCGCCCAGATGGCCGACAAGGAAGGATTCACCCAGGTGGCTAAACTGTTCCGGGC
The Desulfuromonas sp. TF genome window above contains:
- a CDS encoding PEGA domain-containing protein gives rise to the protein MLKLVAAALLTFFTSACAHQAVILSDPPGARVMIDGKLVGVTPCNFDYNNSAGEDYEVTVSKEGYGTVHHDIAAVEVDRATRNKLLTAGLIIPGGSALMLGALFTKKLRDNYEFVLKKSSTVTARAESAGEKTF
- the uvrA gene encoding excinuclease ABC subunit UvrA, giving the protein MSDKIIIKGAREHNLKNLDLEIPREKLVVITGVSGSGKSTLAFDTIYAEGQRRYVESLSAYARQFLEQMEKPDVESIEGLSPAISIEQKTTSKNPRSTVGTVTEIYDYLRLLFARVGRVHCHQCGREIASQTVEQMVDRIMGMAEKTRLLLLAPIVRGRKGEYRKELKQLQADGFVRVRIDGEMIELAEEIALDKKRKHTIEVVVDRLVVKEGIQGRLADSLETALRLADGTVRVETVDSPAGGAAAQAGAPRASRLPEQSILFSEKHACIECGISYPEIAPRLFSFNNPHGACPDCSGLGTRMYFDPEQVVPNPALSPREGAVAPWETRTGFYYQQLLEALSDHYGFDINTPFHALSEKVRRILLHGSGKEEVKFWFDQGGRRHFYSKPFEGVIPSLERRYRETDSDGVRENLERYMNVMPCPTCEGARLRPEALFVRVGEKNIREVCALSIVEAETFFAELQLSGKEAEIGRRILKEIRERLSFLSHVGLDYLALDRSSGTLSGGEGQRIRLATQVGSSLVGVLYILDEPSIGLHQRDNRRLLETLKRLRNLGNTVLVVEHDEETILEADHVIDMGPGAGMLGGEIVAQGTPRQIMEHPESLTGQYLSGSLTIPLPAERRRGERFLEVRGAKENNLKGIDVQIPLGVMTCVTGVSGSGKSTLVIDTLFKALAQRLYRAKEKAGQVDDILGLEHLDKVIDIDQSPIGRTPRSNPATYTAVFTDIRDLFAHLPEAKVRGYKPGRFSFNVKGGRCEACQGDGILRIEMHFLPDVFVTCEVCRGARYNRETLEVKYKGKSIAEVLDMTVNQAARFLENIPRIHAKLETLREVGLGYIKLGQSATTLSGGEAQRVKLAKELAKRATGKTIYILDEPTTGLHFADIRKLLDVLHRLVDTGNTVVIIEHNLDVIKTADHVIDLGPEGGSRGGEVVVSGTPEEVSRSSLSHTGRYLRPYLDL